Proteins found in one Falsirhodobacter algicola genomic segment:
- a CDS encoding ABC transporter permease: protein MRRLPLILLAAAILVFLLRPALFVPLLAPLGPPGAPVIYDRASLAALTLSHLALVAAAMVPATLVAVTLGILVQRPAGAAFLPLSRALAGFGQTFPPVAVLALTVPVLGFGMGPTVLALFLYALLPVFENTLTALSTLPPPVIEAARGMGLTPRQRLWRVELPLALPLILEGVRTATVISLSTATIGSVVAARGLGEVIVAGLTSQNTAFIAQGGILVAALAILISGLFTRLAAALRG, encoded by the coding sequence ATGAGGCGGCTGCCCCTGATCCTGCTGGCGGCGGCGATCCTCGTGTTCCTGCTGCGCCCGGCGCTGTTCGTGCCGCTGCTGGCGCCGCTCGGCCCGCCCGGCGCGCCGGTGATCTACGACCGTGCATCGCTGGCCGCGCTGACGCTGTCGCATCTGGCGCTGGTGGCGGCGGCGATGGTTCCGGCGACGCTGGTGGCGGTGACGCTCGGCATTCTGGTGCAGCGACCTGCGGGGGCGGCCTTCCTGCCGCTGTCGCGGGCGCTGGCGGGGTTCGGGCAGACCTTTCCGCCGGTGGCGGTGCTGGCGCTGACGGTGCCGGTCCTCGGCTTCGGGATGGGGCCGACGGTGCTGGCGCTGTTCCTCTATGCGCTGCTGCCGGTGTTCGAGAATACGCTGACCGCGCTGTCCACCCTGCCGCCCCCCGTGATCGAGGCGGCGCGCGGCATGGGCCTGACCCCGCGCCAGCGTCTGTGGCGGGTGGAACTGCCGCTCGCCTTGCCGCTGATCCTCGAGGGGGTGCGCACGGCGACGGTCATCTCCCTCTCGACGGCGACGATCGGCTCGGTCGTGGCCGCCCGCGGTCTGGGAGAGGTGATCGTGGCCGGGCTGACATCCCAGAACACCGCCTTCATCGCGCAGGGCGGCATCCTCGTGGCGGCGCTGGCGATCCTGATCTCCGGCCTGTTCACCCGGCTGGCGGCGGCGCTGCGGGGCTGA
- a CDS encoding ABC transporter ATP-binding protein, with protein sequence MIEIRNLSKHYGPTRAVDDVSLVVEEGTITALVGTSGSGKSTLLRLVNRLIEPTSGQVAINGTDTRQVPTADLRRRIGYVIQNHGLFPHWTVARNVATVPRLLGWPKAKTEARVAELLSLLSLDPDTIGPRFPHQLSGGQAQRVGVARALAARPELLLMDEPFGALDPVLRGKAQADLRQIQAALGTTVILVTHDMSEAIGLGHRIAVMRAGRLEQHGTPAEILSAPATDFVRDLVGEGERAFRYLALSSVADLTEPGEAPGPPIAPDRTAAQALNAMIWTGAEALPVAGGGRITRHAVLAAGHP encoded by the coding sequence ATGATCGAGATCCGCAACCTGTCCAAGCATTACGGCCCCACCCGCGCCGTGGACGACGTGTCGCTCGTGGTGGAGGAGGGGACGATCACCGCGCTGGTCGGCACCTCGGGGTCGGGGAAATCGACGCTGCTGCGGCTGGTGAACCGCTTGATCGAGCCGACATCGGGGCAGGTGGCGATCAACGGGACCGATACGCGGCAGGTGCCGACGGCCGATCTGCGGCGGCGCATCGGCTATGTCATCCAGAACCACGGGCTGTTTCCGCATTGGACGGTGGCGCGCAACGTCGCCACCGTGCCGCGCCTTCTGGGCTGGCCGAAGGCCAAGACCGAGGCGCGGGTGGCGGAACTGCTGAGCCTTCTGTCGCTGGACCCGGACACGATCGGGCCGCGCTTTCCCCACCAGCTTTCGGGCGGTCAGGCGCAGCGCGTGGGCGTCGCCCGCGCCCTTGCGGCCCGCCCGGAGCTGCTGCTGATGGACGAGCCGTTCGGCGCGCTCGATCCGGTGCTGCGCGGCAAGGCGCAGGCCGATCTGCGGCAGATACAAGCGGCGCTGGGCACCACGGTCATCCTCGTGACCCATGATATGTCCGAGGCGATCGGCCTTGGCCACCGGATCGCCGTGATGCGGGCGGGCCGATTGGAACAGCACGGCACCCCGGCGGAGATCCTGTCCGCCCCCGCCACCGATTTCGTCCGCGACCTCGTGGGAGAGGGGGAGCGGGCCTTCCGCTATCTCGCCCTGTCCTCCGTCGCCGATCTGACCGAACCCGGAGAGGCCCCCGGCCCGCCCATCGCGCCGGACCGCACGGCGGCGCAGGCGCTGAACGCGATGATCTGGACGGGGGCCGAGGCGCTGCCCGTGGCGGGGGGCGGGCGCATCACCCGCCATGCCGTGCTGGCGGCGGGCCATCCATGA
- a CDS encoding ABC transporter permease, whose amino-acid sequence MRRPDRLGLVCAVPLIAGLLLPFAGLRPNRIAAPDALHLPDIFGWPAAALVGLVAVAAVLGGRGRAVRAGAALTLWLALMGLGATRLSAEASALARVSPGAGFWLGGLALALLLTDALARWRPTAVMRLGLLAAAVILLGLILTLWGDTSLLKEYANRRTIFWTEARRHMALAGGSFVAAVAVGVPLGILAQRGARLRGPLLGALTAVQTVPSIALFGLLILPLGWVAATLPGAAALGISGIGMAPAFTALFLYALLPMVVNTVAGLDAVPPAVTEAARGMGLTPAGRLARIDLPLALPVILTGARIVLVQNIGLATVGALIGAGGFGSFVFQGLGQTAADLILLGALPTVALAFAAQVVFDALIELMSKGRP is encoded by the coding sequence GTGAGGCGGCCCGACCGCCTCGGCCTCGTCTGCGCGGTCCCGCTGATCGCGGGGCTGCTGCTGCCCTTTGCCGGGCTGCGCCCCAACCGGATCGCCGCGCCCGATGCGTTGCATCTGCCGGACATCTTCGGCTGGCCTGCCGCCGCGCTGGTGGGTCTGGTGGCGGTGGCGGCGGTCTTGGGCGGGCGCGGGCGGGCGGTGCGGGCCGGGGCGGCGCTGACGCTGTGGCTGGCGCTGATGGGGCTGGGGGCCACGCGCCTCTCGGCAGAGGCGTCGGCGCTGGCGCGGGTGTCGCCGGGGGCGGGTTTCTGGCTGGGCGGCCTTGCATTGGCGCTGCTGCTGACGGACGCGCTGGCGCGCTGGCGGCCCACGGCGGTGATGCGGCTGGGGCTGCTGGCGGCGGCGGTGATCCTGCTGGGTCTGATCCTGACGCTGTGGGGCGATACCTCCCTCCTGAAGGAATACGCCAATCGCCGCACCATCTTCTGGACCGAGGCGCGGCGCCATATGGCGCTGGCGGGCGGCTCGTTCGTGGCGGCGGTGGCGGTGGGGGTGCCGCTCGGCATTCTGGCGCAGCGGGGGGCGCGGCTGCGCGGGCCGCTCCTCGGGGCGCTGACGGCGGTGCAGACCGTGCCCTCGATCGCGCTCTTCGGGCTGCTGATCCTGCCGCTCGGTTGGGTGGCGGCGACGCTGCCGGGGGCGGCGGCGCTGGGCATCAGCGGCATCGGCATGGCCCCCGCCTTTACGGCGCTCTTCCTCTATGCGCTGCTGCCGATGGTGGTGAACACGGTCGCGGGCCTCGATGCCGTGCCCCCCGCCGTGACCGAGGCCGCGCGCGGCATGGGCCTGACCCCGGCCGGGCGGCTGGCGCGGATCGATCTGCCGCTGGCCTTGCCGGTCATCCTGACGGGCGCGCGGATCGTCTTGGTGCAGAATATCGGCCTTGCCACGGTGGGCGCGCTGATCGGGGCGGGGGGCTTCGGCAGCTTCGTCTTTCAGGGGCTGGGCCAGACGGCGGCCGATCTGATCCTTCTGGGCGCGCTGCCGACCGTCGCGCTGGCCTTTGCGGCGCAGGTCGTGTTCGACGCGCTGATCGAACTGATGTCGAAAGGGCGGCCATGA
- a CDS encoding ABC transporter substrate-binding protein, which translates to MSLVRTFILALALSGGAAQAQVVVSSKIDTEGGVLGSIILQVLEEAGIPTQSRLQLGATPVMRQAITAGEIDLYPEYTGNAAYFFNRAEDPVWKDAEGAYETARDLDREANDIVWLAPAPANNTWGIALRDDVAQEAGVSTLTEFGQWIAGGGDVKLAASSEFVNSAAALPSFQETYGFELSAAQMVVLSGGDTAATIQAAANGTSGVNAAMVYGTDGAIPFAGLTVLEDDRKVQPVYQPAPIIRAAVLEEHPEIADLLAPVFAELDLETLQTLNGRVQVEGVPAAQVATDFLAEHGLTGE; encoded by the coding sequence ATGTCCCTTGTCCGAACGTTCATCCTTGCGCTGGCCCTGTCGGGCGGCGCGGCGCAGGCGCAGGTCGTGGTGTCGTCGAAGATCGACACCGAAGGCGGCGTGCTCGGCAGCATCATCCTTCAGGTCCTGGAGGAGGCGGGCATTCCCACGCAGTCGCGGCTGCAACTGGGCGCGACCCCGGTGATGCGGCAGGCGATCACGGCGGGGGAGATCGACCTCTATCCCGAATATACCGGCAACGCGGCCTATTTCTTCAACCGCGCCGAGGATCCGGTCTGGAAGGACGCCGAAGGCGCCTATGAAACCGCCCGTGATCTGGACCGCGAGGCGAACGACATCGTCTGGCTGGCGCCCGCGCCTGCGAACAACACATGGGGCATCGCGCTGCGCGACGATGTCGCCCAAGAGGCCGGGGTTTCCACCCTGACCGAATTCGGCCAATGGATCGCCGGGGGCGGGGATGTGAAACTCGCGGCCTCGTCGGAATTCGTGAACTCGGCGGCGGCGCTGCCCTCGTTCCAAGAGACCTATGGCTTCGAGCTGTCGGCCGCGCAGATGGTGGTCCTGTCGGGCGGCGATACCGCCGCCACCATTCAGGCGGCGGCCAATGGCACCAGCGGCGTGAATGCGGCGATGGTCTATGGCACCGATGGCGCGATCCCCTTCGCGGGGCTGACCGTGCTGGAGGATGACCGCAAGGTGCAGCCCGTCTATCAGCCCGCGCCGATCATCCGCGCCGCCGTCTTGGAGGAGCATCCCGAGATCGCGGACCTCCTTGCCCCCGTCTTTGCCGAACTGGATCTAGAGACGCTTCAGACGCTGAACGGCCGGGTGCAGGTGGAAGGCGTGCCCGCCGCGCAGGTCGCGACCGATTTTCTGGCCGAGCACGGCCTGACCGGGGAGTGA
- a CDS encoding response regulator transcription factor, whose amino-acid sequence MKILVAEDDRFHANYILDAISDALPEVTETVHALNGAEAEAEALGGAYDGIVMDLQMDGRNGIDAARTIWSHRPDSRILFWSNYADQAYLRGIARIVPEASAYGYVLKTASRERLTLALRAVLLEGQIMVNHELHQLQRKGPYDSALDESEYAILLDLALGLQDKAIAKRRNMSLRTVQNRLLSIYDKLGVEDAGGEMLNKRVRALNCAIRSKVLNLQVLESANAEYERWRQRD is encoded by the coding sequence ATGAAGATCCTTGTCGCCGAGGACGATCGGTTCCACGCCAATTACATCCTCGATGCCATTTCCGACGCCCTGCCCGAGGTGACGGAGACGGTCCATGCCCTGAACGGCGCCGAGGCCGAGGCCGAGGCCCTTGGCGGGGCCTATGACGGCATCGTCATGGATTTGCAGATGGACGGGCGCAACGGCATCGACGCCGCCCGCACGATCTGGTCCCACCGCCCGGACAGCCGCATCCTCTTCTGGTCGAACTATGCCGATCAGGCCTATCTGCGCGGCATCGCCCGCATCGTCCCCGAGGCGAGCGCCTATGGCTATGTGCTGAAGACCGCCAGCCGCGAGCGCCTGACCCTCGCGCTGCGGGCGGTGCTGCTGGAGGGGCAGATCATGGTCAACCATGAACTGCACCAGCTTCAGCGCAAGGGGCCCTATGACAGCGCGCTGGACGAAAGCGAATACGCCATCCTGCTCGATCTTGCGCTGGGGCTTCAGGACAAGGCGATCGCAAAGCGGCGCAACATGTCATTGCGCACGGTGCAGAACCGGCTCTTGTCCATCTATGACAAGCTGGGCGTGGAGGATGCCGGCGGCGAGATGCTGAACAAGCGCGTGCGCGCGCTGAACTGCGCGATCCGCAGCAAGGTGCTGAACCTGCAGGTGTTGGAAAGCGCCAATGCCGAATACGAACGCTGGCGGCAGCGCGATTAG
- a CDS encoding sensor histidine kinase codes for MVRTSYAGTRNCGAGLALPNPKRPVLGFGPSRQEDAVHTVLPRSVSSADDALWRICGHLAEETEIRSALDAVAAEIAELIPFSHVDVCLLESPNWVSSYEIGIKTRWSRTRTQVKCSPVRDILSGRTDTLLTDNAMEDPRYIYPGARCGPILEQTLRSRVSVVMKAMGVMIGSLNVSHTQAGLYDADSVETVRRLSVVLSPFFHALHSAERVHRAAHLSAEAIAREEGLRRGALGLTQAMESERQRIGMDLHDQTLADLTRILRDLSGEYPVPTAPVLAAKVGSCINDLRQIIDMAVPTLLQLFGFVHALRVHLERATSSQTIDTHIADRTGGHIDTLDPTTRTALYRIAQEAINNAVRHARAGEIRVFIEMDVQGNLILTIRDNGTGFDPGRDRLPSGLRHMQTRARLIAAQCDIFAQDGTCVTVCLPPTGEVRA; via the coding sequence ATGGTCCGCACAAGTTATGCGGGAACCCGCAACTGCGGCGCGGGCCTCGCCCTTCCCAACCCGAAGCGCCCGGTGCTAGGCTTCGGGCCAAGCCGTCAGGAGGATGCCGTGCACACCGTCTTGCCCCGATCCGTCTCCTCGGCCGATGACGCGCTGTGGCGGATCTGCGGCCATCTCGCCGAGGAAACGGAGATCCGTTCCGCCCTCGATGCCGTCGCGGCCGAGATCGCCGAACTGATCCCGTTCTCCCATGTGGATGTCTGCCTGCTCGAATCCCCGAACTGGGTCTCGAGCTACGAGATCGGGATCAAGACGCGCTGGTCGCGCACGCGCACGCAGGTGAAATGCTCGCCCGTGCGCGACATCCTGTCGGGGCGGACCGATACGCTGCTGACGGACAACGCGATGGAGGATCCGCGCTACATCTATCCCGGCGCGCGCTGCGGCCCGATCCTCGAACAGACCCTGCGTTCGCGCGTGAGCGTGGTGATGAAGGCGATGGGGGTGATGATCGGCTCTCTCAACGTCTCGCACACGCAGGCGGGCCTCTATGATGCCGACAGCGTGGAGACGGTGCGCCGTCTTTCGGTCGTGCTCTCGCCGTTCTTTCACGCGCTGCACAGCGCCGAGCGCGTGCACCGCGCCGCCCATCTGAGCGCGGAGGCCATCGCCCGCGAAGAGGGGCTGCGGCGCGGCGCCCTCGGCCTGACCCAAGCGATGGAGAGCGAGCGTCAGCGCATCGGCATGGACCTGCACGATCAGACGCTGGCCGATCTGACGCGCATCCTGCGCGATCTGTCGGGGGAATATCCCGTGCCGACCGCGCCGGTGCTGGCGGCCAAGGTCGGGTCCTGCATCAACGATCTGCGCCAGATCATCGACATGGCGGTGCCGACGCTGCTGCAACTGTTCGGGTTCGTGCACGCGCTGCGGGTGCATCTGGAACGGGCCACGAGTTCGCAGACTATCGACACCCATATCGCGGACCGGACCGGCGGGCATATCGACACGCTGGACCCGACCACGCGCACCGCGCTGTACCGCATCGCGCAAGAGGCGATCAACAACGCCGTCCGCCATGCCCGCGCCGGAGAGATAAGGGTGTTCATCGAGATGGACGTGCAAGGCAATCTGATCCTGACCATCCGCGACAACGGCACCGGGTTCGATCCGGGGCGCGACAGGCTGCCCTCGGGGCTGCGCCATATGCAGACGCGGGCGCGCCTGATCGCGGCGCAGTGCGACATCTTCGCCCAAGACGGCACTTGCGTCACCGTATGCCTGCCGCCGACCGGCGAGGTGCGGGCATGA
- a CDS encoding ABC transporter substrate-binding protein yields MNKNILLLTAAVAAVCAGGAFADTSDKRIALSNNYAGNSWRQSMLQTFQEVAKQAVDDGVIAAADAYTTSENQTTEQAAQIQNMILQGYDAILLNAASPTALNGAIKEACDAGVVVVSFDSIVTEPCAWRIAVDFEEMGRQEVEYMAERLPEGGKLLEIRGLAGVSTDVAISTGIHRGIEEHPQFSIAGAVHGDWAQDVAQKAVAGILPSLPPVVGVVAQGGDGYGAAQAFAAAGRDMPLIVLGNRHDELEWWAQQRDATGYETMSLNIAPGIASMALWVAQKILDGEDVPKDLTIPFLKITSDTLDEALANTQPGSVADVAYTPDDAAALIAAAK; encoded by the coding sequence ATGAACAAGAACATACTGCTGCTGACGGCAGCCGTCGCAGCCGTCTGCGCGGGCGGTGCCTTTGCGGACACGTCGGACAAACGCATCGCGCTGAGCAACAACTATGCCGGAAACTCGTGGCGTCAGTCGATGCTCCAGACCTTTCAGGAGGTGGCCAAGCAGGCGGTGGATGACGGCGTGATCGCCGCCGCCGACGCCTATACCACCTCCGAAAACCAGACGACCGAACAGGCCGCGCAGATCCAGAACATGATCCTGCAGGGCTATGACGCGATCCTGCTGAACGCCGCCTCGCCGACGGCGCTGAACGGCGCGATCAAGGAGGCCTGCGATGCGGGCGTGGTCGTCGTCAGCTTCGACAGCATCGTGACCGAGCCTTGCGCATGGCGCATCGCCGTCGATTTCGAGGAGATGGGCCGCCAAGAGGTCGAGTACATGGCCGAGCGCCTGCCCGAAGGCGGCAAGCTGCTGGAGATCCGGGGCCTTGCGGGCGTGTCCACCGATGTCGCGATCAGCACCGGCATCCATCGCGGCATTGAGGAGCATCCGCAATTCTCCATCGCGGGGGCGGTGCATGGCGACTGGGCGCAGGACGTGGCGCAAAAGGCCGTGGCGGGCATCCTGCCGTCGCTGCCGCCGGTGGTAGGCGTGGTCGCGCAGGGCGGCGACGGTTACGGCGCGGCGCAGGCCTTTGCCGCTGCGGGCCGCGACATGCCGCTGATCGTTCTGGGCAACCGCCACGACGAGCTGGAATGGTGGGCGCAGCAGCGCGATGCGACGGGCTATGAGACGATGTCGCTGAACATCGCCCCCGGCATCGCCTCCATGGCGCTGTGGGTCGCGCAGAAGATCCTCGATGGCGAGGATGTGCCCAAGGATCTGACGATCCCGTTCCTGAAGATCACGTCCGACACCCTCGACGAGGCGCTGGCCAATACGCAGCCGGGTTCGGTCGCCGATGTCGCCTATACCCCGGACGATGCGGCGGCGCTGATCGCGGCCGCGAAGTAA
- a CDS encoding sugar ABC transporter ATP-binding protein, with translation MISAVPDGAPIVTLTDVEKHFGPVRALGGVSLSIAAGECLGLVGHNGAGKSTLVNLINGGLRPSAGDVAYSGGATAAEAGVRSVFQELSLCPNLTVAENLRIAHRGLRGLGWRRGARRIMRQTLDTVFPGHGIDVDTEVAYLSIAERQMVEIAIGFAPRGTEARLVVLDEPTSSLDAGIAEQLLAHVRAFCAAGGAVLLISHMLGEIFAAATRIVVMSDGTVVGDRPVSGYTRHGLVEAMGHVAAEAETPTEAEARAIGGEVLRTPEGLSARRGEIVGLSGLAGHGQAEALARLYLGATSGWRAARGGAGMVFVAGDRGRDGLLPLWSILRNASIGVLGQGRWLLNRGAEAQMAEEWRTRIGIRTDDVTNPILSLSGGNQQKVLFARALATKAEIVIMDDPMRGVDVGTKRDVYGMIRAEAAKGRTFLWYSTETEEVCECDRVFVFRNGEISAELTGDAITEDRILEASFEMQEE, from the coding sequence ATGATCAGCGCAGTCCCGGACGGCGCCCCGATCGTGACCCTGACCGATGTCGAAAAGCATTTCGGCCCGGTCAGGGCGCTTGGCGGGGTCAGCCTCAGCATCGCGGCGGGCGAGTGCCTCGGCCTCGTCGGTCACAACGGCGCGGGCAAATCCACGCTCGTCAATCTCATCAATGGCGGCCTGCGGCCCAGCGCGGGCGATGTCGCCTATTCCGGCGGCGCGACGGCGGCCGAGGCCGGTGTGCGGTCGGTCTTTCAGGAACTCTCGCTCTGTCCGAACCTGACGGTGGCCGAGAATCTGCGCATCGCCCATCGTGGCCTGCGCGGGCTGGGCTGGCGGCGCGGCGCGCGGCGCATCATGCGCCAGACGCTCGACACCGTGTTTCCCGGCCATGGGATCGATGTCGATACCGAGGTCGCGTATCTGAGCATCGCCGAACGCCAGATGGTGGAGATCGCGATCGGCTTCGCCCCGCGCGGCACCGAGGCCCGCCTCGTGGTGCTGGACGAGCCGACATCCTCGCTCGATGCGGGCATCGCCGAGCAGCTTCTGGCGCATGTGCGCGCCTTTTGCGCCGCGGGCGGGGCGGTCCTGCTGATCAGCCACATGCTGGGCGAGATCTTCGCCGCCGCGACCCGGATCGTGGTGATGAGCGATGGCACCGTGGTCGGCGACCGTCCGGTATCGGGCTATACCCGCCACGGCCTTGTCGAGGCGATGGGCCATGTCGCCGCCGAAGCGGAGACCCCAACCGAGGCGGAGGCCCGCGCCATCGGCGGCGAGGTTCTGCGCACCCCCGAAGGGCTGAGCGCCCGCCGGGGGGAGATCGTCGGCCTGTCGGGGCTGGCCGGTCACGGTCAGGCCGAGGCGCTGGCGCGGCTCTATCTCGGGGCCACCTCGGGCTGGCGGGCGGCGCGCGGCGGGGCGGGAATGGTCTTCGTCGCCGGGGACCGGGGCCGCGACGGGCTGCTGCCGCTGTGGTCGATCCTGCGCAACGCCTCCATCGGGGTGCTGGGTCAGGGGCGCTGGCTTTTGAATCGCGGCGCCGAGGCGCAGATGGCCGAGGAATGGCGCACGCGGATCGGCATCCGCACCGACGATGTGACCAATCCGATCCTGTCGCTGTCGGGGGGCAACCAGCAGAAGGTGCTCTTTGCCCGCGCGCTGGCGACCAAGGCCGAGATCGTCATCATGGACGATCCGATGCGCGGCGTGGATGTCGGCACCAAGCGCGACGTCTACGGCATGATCCGGGCCGAGGCCGCCAAGGGGCGCACCTTCCTGTGGTACTCGACCGAGACCGAGGAGGTCTGCGAATGCGACCGGGTCTTCGTGTTCCGCAACGGAGAGATCTCGGCGGAACTGACGGGCGATGCCATCACCGAGGATCGCATCCTCGAAGCGTCGTTCGAGATGCAGGAGGAATAA
- a CDS encoding ABC transporter permease, with protein sequence MQSRYRILLPVVSLAVLLAATFYMQPRTMSYFGVNLLFNLAVPIALATVAQMMIIMVNDIDLGMGAFVSLVACIAATYLEQTPLVGALMLLALIAAYAGMGALIHRLELPAIVVTLGMSFVWGGMALYILPTPGGASPGWLRGIMTTKPPLVPMAVVAAIVISVATHLLIVQSGLGTVLRGVGGNARAVHRAGWSVIALKALAYGLAGLFAVLAGLALVGLATAADANIALRYTLLSIAGVILGGGEFIGGRVSPTGAVIGALTLTLAASILNFMRLSPDWQIGAQGAILILVLMARLIFTRREART encoded by the coding sequence GTGCAGTCCCGATACAGAATACTGCTGCCGGTGGTCTCGCTTGCCGTGCTGCTGGCGGCCACCTTCTACATGCAGCCCCGCACCATGAGCTATTTCGGGGTCAACCTGCTGTTCAACCTCGCGGTGCCGATCGCATTGGCGACGGTAGCGCAGATGATGATCATCATGGTCAACGACATCGACCTCGGGATGGGCGCCTTCGTCAGCCTCGTGGCGTGCATCGCGGCGACCTATCTCGAACAGACGCCGCTGGTGGGCGCGCTGATGCTGTTGGCGCTGATCGCGGCCTATGCCGGGATGGGGGCGCTGATCCACCGGCTGGAATTACCGGCCATCGTCGTGACGCTGGGCATGTCCTTCGTCTGGGGCGGGATGGCCCTCTATATCCTGCCGACGCCGGGCGGAGCCTCTCCGGGCTGGCTGCGCGGGATCATGACGACGAAGCCGCCGCTGGTGCCGATGGCGGTGGTTGCGGCGATCGTGATTTCGGTCGCCACGCATCTGCTGATCGTGCAATCCGGCCTTGGCACCGTGCTGCGCGGGGTGGGCGGCAATGCGCGCGCCGTGCACCGGGCCGGATGGTCCGTGATCGCGCTGAAGGCGCTGGCCTATGGGCTGGCGGGGCTGTTCGCGGTCCTTGCCGGGCTGGCGCTGGTCGGGCTGGCCACGGCGGCCGATGCCAATATCGCGCTGCGCTACACGCTGCTCAGCATCGCGGGCGTCATCCTTGGCGGCGGCGAGTTCATCGGCGGGCGCGTTTCGCCCACGGGGGCGGTGATCGGCGCGCTGACGCTGACGCTTGCGGCCTCGATCCTCAACTTCATGCGCCTCAGCCCGGATTGGCAGATCGGCGCACAGGGCGCGATCCTGATCCTCGTGCTGATGGCGCGCCTGATCTTCACCCGGCGGGAGGCACGCACATGA
- a CDS encoding ABC transporter permease: MTGAKRLISQPWLWSWLAAAVVFGLTLIWTEGRGAGELAYAALGFGAFAAIVGLGQMVVITLGPGNVDLSIPATMTLAATVGLKVMNSAPGTVWLGLGVALLIGLGTGCANVALIYLLRLPPIIATLAASLIYQSIAIWSNRGLRVKPPADLAAFATGRSLGVPNVAWVALALSILVWIVLERSLWGRWLLATGQNARAARLAGIPVEAVRAVAYVTVSVLAALAGYLLASFSGGAALNMGAEYLLMSIAVVVIGGTSIAGGLSNVPGIWGASLFMFLVVSMLNSYGANAGLRMVLTGVIIIGIVIAASLRRTRL; the protein is encoded by the coding sequence ATGACCGGCGCGAAACGACTGATCTCGCAGCCTTGGCTGTGGAGCTGGCTGGCCGCTGCGGTGGTCTTCGGCCTGACCCTGATCTGGACCGAGGGGCGCGGCGCGGGGGAGCTGGCCTATGCCGCGCTCGGCTTCGGTGCCTTCGCCGCGATCGTGGGGCTGGGGCAGATGGTGGTCATCACCCTCGGCCCCGGCAATGTGGATCTGTCGATCCCGGCGACGATGACGCTGGCCGCGACGGTGGGGCTGAAGGTGATGAACAGCGCGCCCGGCACGGTGTGGCTCGGGCTGGGCGTGGCGCTGCTGATCGGCCTCGGGACGGGCTGCGCCAATGTCGCGCTGATCTATCTGCTGCGCCTGCCCCCCATCATCGCCACGCTCGCGGCCTCGCTGATCTACCAATCCATCGCGATCTGGTCGAACCGCGGCCTGCGGGTGAAGCCCCCGGCCGATCTTGCGGCCTTCGCGACCGGCCGCTCGCTCGGGGTGCCGAATGTCGCATGGGTGGCGCTGGCGCTGTCGATCCTCGTCTGGATCGTGCTGGAGCGCAGCCTCTGGGGCCGCTGGCTTCTGGCCACCGGACAGAACGCGCGGGCGGCCCGCCTTGCCGGCATCCCGGTCGAGGCGGTGCGCGCTGTGGCCTATGTCACCGTTTCGGTGCTCGCGGCGCTTGCCGGGTATCTTCTGGCCAGCTTCTCGGGCGGGGCGGCGCTGAACATGGGGGCCGAGTACCTTCTGATGTCCATCGCCGTCGTCGTCATCGGCGGCACGTCGATCGCGGGAGGGCTGTCGAATGTCCCCGGCATATGGGGCGCCTCGCTCTTCATGTTCCTCGTCGTCTCCATGCTCAATTCCTACGGCGCGAATGCCGGGCTGCGCATGGTGCTGACCGGGGTGATCATCATCGGCATCGTGATTGCCGCCAGCCTGCGGAGGACCCGCCTGTGA